One genomic segment of Acinetobacter sp. C26M includes these proteins:
- a CDS encoding AraC family transcriptional regulator, giving the protein MFEFQDYLRAPSSVQLLIELGEQLGITPHNVLTGTGLNLSRLNDVNGVVTPDEEISVINHLIELLSPHTAGLGLLAGFKHQLTTYGILGYALMSSATGLDAMKLVQHYLPLTYTFVKINFHQENPQCIISFTEPAGLTSALQRFVVERAMAATARVIRDIYEDSFQLDAFHLQYSAPQHLFLQLPEQYLGTAIIFNQKNNVLKFNAAQLNTQMPHANPNTAAMCERLCKELIRQRHTTLTTTMIVRDFLMNAPTGTLLKLNHIADRLHSSERTLKRRLQEENTTFRQIQNEALHQRANDLLSGNLTLTQVAEHLGFSDLSTFSQAYKRWTGIAPSQFQKRIIN; this is encoded by the coding sequence GTGTTTGAGTTCCAAGACTACCTCAGAGCACCATCAAGTGTGCAGTTATTAATCGAGTTAGGTGAACAACTCGGCATCACACCACACAACGTATTGACAGGAACGGGACTGAATCTAAGCAGATTAAATGATGTCAATGGTGTTGTCACACCAGATGAAGAGATCAGTGTCATCAATCATCTTATTGAATTATTATCACCTCATACAGCAGGTTTGGGCTTATTGGCTGGCTTTAAGCACCAGCTTACGACATATGGCATTTTAGGTTATGCCCTAATGAGCAGTGCCACAGGCTTAGATGCCATGAAACTGGTACAACACTACCTGCCACTCACCTATACCTTTGTTAAGATTAATTTTCATCAAGAAAATCCACAATGCATCATCAGCTTTACTGAACCTGCTGGTCTCACTAGCGCCTTGCAACGCTTTGTGGTTGAACGGGCAATGGCTGCAACTGCAAGAGTTATCCGGGATATTTATGAAGATTCATTTCAGTTGGATGCGTTTCATCTACAATATTCAGCACCGCAACATTTATTCTTACAGCTCCCTGAACAATATCTAGGGACAGCGATTATATTTAATCAAAAAAACAATGTCTTAAAGTTCAATGCAGCTCAATTAAACACGCAAATGCCTCATGCGAATCCGAACACGGCAGCGATGTGTGAACGCTTATGTAAGGAGCTGATTCGTCAGCGTCATACCACCTTAACGACGACCATGATCGTTCGTGACTTTCTAATGAATGCCCCGACAGGCACATTACTCAAGCTTAATCATATCGCAGATCGATTACATAGTAGTGAAAGGACGTTAAAAAGACGCTTACAAGAAGAAAATACCACCTTTAGGCAGATTCAAAATGAAGCATTACATCAGCGTGCCAATGACCTTCTATCAGGAAATCTAACGCTAACACAGGTCGCAGAACATCTAGGTTTCTCTGATTTATCTACGTTTTCCCAAGCTTATAAACGCTGGACAGGCATCGCGCCAAGCCAATTCCAAAAGCGAATAATCAACTAG
- a CDS encoding alpha/beta fold hydrolase, whose amino-acid sequence MNTVQQKNSAIRVSKFLNKLGITTLMACAISTTSAKEIKVGDSNMGYENQIAWQQIEQFLPQQFHIPKDQLPKEEWWAWKGNNVHLDTYRNPNAKIKVILFHGVGTNGRQMSMILGKPLADRGYETIAVDMPGYGMTQVGKGNVIRYDDWVQAGSDLIDLELTKDNRPIVLYGLSAGGMLTYHVAAKNKKVKAIVGMTFLDTSDQVVKDTVASNLFMSRVGTPITHWTAKTPLASMRVPMSWASKMSTLVNNKEALKVFMKDKTSAGNSVSLTFLDSYIHYKPEVVAEDFDVSPILLTQPAQDRWTPLDLSTPFLSRIHKVPVKTVMLENAGHYPLEQPGLTQMVDAIDQFYQTTVNK is encoded by the coding sequence ATGAATACAGTTCAGCAGAAGAATTCAGCCATTAGAGTGTCTAAGTTTCTCAACAAACTCGGTATTACTACACTAATGGCATGTGCAATCAGTACGACATCCGCAAAAGAAATAAAAGTTGGAGACTCAAACATGGGCTATGAAAATCAAATTGCTTGGCAGCAAATCGAACAATTTCTTCCTCAACAATTCCATATTCCAAAAGATCAATTACCGAAGGAAGAATGGTGGGCATGGAAAGGTAATAATGTCCATTTAGATACTTATCGGAATCCGAATGCAAAAATTAAAGTCATTCTATTTCATGGTGTGGGTACCAATGGTCGTCAAATGTCGATGATTTTGGGTAAACCATTGGCTGACCGAGGTTATGAAACGATTGCTGTTGATATGCCAGGTTATGGTATGACTCAAGTCGGTAAAGGAAATGTGATCCGATATGATGATTGGGTACAGGCAGGAAGTGACTTGATTGATCTAGAATTGACCAAAGATAATCGCCCAATTGTACTTTATGGTTTGAGTGCTGGTGGAATGCTAACTTACCATGTGGCGGCCAAGAATAAAAAAGTAAAGGCAATTGTAGGAATGACCTTTCTTGATACAAGCGATCAAGTAGTGAAAGATACAGTTGCGAGTAATTTGTTCATGAGCCGTGTCGGAACACCGATTACTCATTGGACAGCGAAAACACCTTTGGCATCGATGCGGGTTCCGATGAGTTGGGCCAGCAAAATGAGCACTTTGGTGAATAATAAAGAGGCTTTAAAAGTGTTTATGAAGGATAAAACCTCGGCTGGGAACTCCGTTTCTCTGACATTTTTAGACTCTTATATTCACTATAAACCCGAGGTGGTAGCAGAAGATTTTGATGTGAGTCCAATTTTATTGACTCAACCTGCCCAAGACCGTTGGACACCGCTTGATTTAAGTACGCCATTTTTGAGCCGTATCCATAAAGTGCCTGTTAAAACCGTGATGTTAGAAAATGCAGGGCATTATCCTTTAGAACAGCCAGGACTAACCCAAATGGTCGATGCGATTGATCAGTTTTACCAAACCACGGTTAACAAATAG
- the cydB gene encoding cytochrome d ubiquinol oxidase subunit II — MIDLSLIWVGIIGLGVLIYVILDGFDLGIGILFPFIKSREERDVMMNTVAPVWDGNETWMVLGGAGLFAAFPLVYSTVLSALYMPITLMVIALIFRGVAFEFRFKANRTKHLWDQAFIWGSILSSFLQGVILGAYIQGIQTTNGIFSGSGLDWFTPFALFTGLGVVAMYAALGCGWLIMKTDHELQDQMYALMPKLIIVLFVVFAGVSLYTPLTHPEIAARWFALPNLLYFSPVPVLVLLFTFLILKACKQRQDFKPFIFTLALVFLAFTGFVISLWPNIIPPSVTIWEAAAPHSSQKFALVGAVILIPIIIGYTILSYWVFRDKVRVGDTGYH; from the coding sequence ATGATTGATTTATCTCTGATTTGGGTCGGCATTATCGGTCTCGGTGTATTGATTTATGTCATTCTGGATGGTTTTGATCTCGGGATCGGAATTCTGTTTCCATTCATCAAAAGTCGCGAAGAACGTGATGTGATGATGAATACCGTTGCACCCGTGTGGGATGGTAATGAAACATGGATGGTACTCGGTGGTGCAGGCTTGTTTGCGGCCTTCCCATTGGTCTATTCAACCGTTCTTTCAGCCTTATATATGCCGATTACCTTAATGGTGATTGCCCTAATTTTTCGTGGTGTTGCCTTTGAATTCCGTTTTAAGGCCAATCGCACCAAGCATTTATGGGATCAAGCCTTTATCTGGGGTTCAATTCTATCCAGCTTCCTGCAAGGCGTGATTTTAGGCGCTTATATTCAAGGCATCCAAACCACCAATGGTATTTTCTCAGGTTCAGGTTTAGATTGGTTCACTCCTTTCGCCTTATTTACGGGGTTGGGTGTAGTTGCCATGTATGCAGCGCTCGGTTGTGGCTGGTTGATTATGAAAACCGATCATGAACTACAAGATCAAATGTATGCACTGATGCCTAAACTGATCATTGTTTTGTTTGTGGTCTTTGCGGGCGTTAGTTTATACACACCACTGACCCATCCTGAAATTGCAGCGCGTTGGTTTGCCTTGCCGAATCTGCTGTATTTTAGCCCTGTACCAGTTTTGGTACTGCTATTTACATTCTTGATTTTAAAAGCATGTAAACAACGTCAAGACTTTAAACCCTTTATCTTTACCTTAGCCTTAGTATTCTTGGCGTTTACTGGTTTTGTAATCAGCCTCTGGCCGAATATCATTCCACCATCGGTCACGATTTGGGAAGCTGCTGCACCACATTCTAGTCAGAAGTTTGCCTTGGTCGGTGCAGTGATTCTAATCCCAATCATTATCGGCTATACCATCCTGTCGTACTGGGTGTTTAGAGATAAAGTACGGGTTGGAGATACGGGTTATCACTAG
- a CDS encoding cytochrome ubiquinol oxidase subunit I, which yields MTLGFTALELARIQFAFTVSFHIIFPAISIGLASFLAVLEWRWLRTKDPIYKDLFKYWVKIFAVAFGMGVVSGVVMSYQFGTNWSEFSRIAGSVTGPLLTYEVLSAFFLEAGFLGIMLFGWGRVSPKAHFFATLMVAIGTCISMFWILSSNSWMQTPQGFSIENGIIVPTDWWAIVFNPSFPYRLVHMAIAAFMVAALLVAATAAWHLLKGRRDALVKTSFSMAMWLILVLAPLQVFVGDAHGLNTLEHQPAKLAAMEGHWETNYDEGMPLYLFGVPDMQEERTKYAIAIPNLGSLILTHSMNGTVKGLKDFAPEDRPNSTIVFWSFRVMVGLGMLMVLLAFTGAWLRKTGKLFESKWFHRFALVMGPSGFIAVLAGWFTTEVGRQPWVVYGVMRTKDALSPVSAEQVGLTLIIFVVVYCVVFGIGIYYMLKLMHKGPQFVEAVDLEPAGHGHFKTPMRPLSAVDESIDKQDQTKEEKHHD from the coding sequence ATGACTTTAGGGTTTACTGCTCTCGAACTGGCACGAATACAATTTGCCTTTACTGTTTCTTTTCATATTATTTTTCCTGCCATCTCCATCGGATTGGCCAGCTTCTTGGCGGTTTTAGAATGGCGTTGGTTACGGACTAAAGATCCAATTTATAAAGACCTGTTTAAGTATTGGGTTAAAATCTTTGCAGTTGCCTTTGGTATGGGCGTGGTTTCAGGCGTGGTGATGAGTTACCAGTTTGGTACTAACTGGAGTGAATTCTCCCGTATTGCTGGAAGTGTTACAGGGCCTCTACTCACCTATGAGGTATTGAGTGCATTTTTCTTAGAAGCCGGCTTCTTGGGCATCATGCTGTTTGGTTGGGGACGTGTCAGTCCCAAGGCCCATTTCTTTGCCACCTTAATGGTTGCGATTGGTACTTGTATCTCCATGTTCTGGATTCTTTCCTCCAACAGTTGGATGCAAACACCTCAAGGTTTTAGCATTGAAAATGGCATTATTGTGCCAACCGATTGGTGGGCGATCGTCTTTAATCCTTCTTTCCCATACCGACTGGTGCATATGGCGATAGCAGCATTTATGGTTGCTGCACTATTGGTTGCTGCAACAGCTGCATGGCATTTACTCAAAGGCCGCCGTGATGCCTTGGTCAAGACCTCATTCTCTATGGCGATGTGGCTCATTCTTGTCTTGGCACCTTTACAGGTATTTGTTGGTGATGCACATGGTCTAAATACTTTGGAACATCAACCTGCAAAACTTGCCGCAATGGAAGGTCATTGGGAAACCAATTATGACGAAGGTATGCCACTGTACTTATTTGGTGTTCCTGATATGCAAGAAGAACGTACCAAATACGCAATCGCGATTCCAAATTTAGGCAGTCTGATCTTGACTCACTCTATGAATGGTACAGTCAAAGGCTTAAAAGACTTTGCCCCAGAAGATCGACCAAACTCAACCATTGTATTCTGGAGTTTCCGTGTCATGGTTGGCTTAGGTATGCTCATGGTTTTACTTGCCTTCACAGGTGCTTGGCTCAGAAAAACAGGTAAGCTGTTTGAAAGTAAATGGTTTCATCGCTTTGCTTTAGTCATGGGGCCATCAGGGTTTATAGCTGTACTGGCAGGTTGGTTTACCACCGAAGTTGGTCGTCAACCTTGGGTGGTGTATGGCGTGATGCGGACTAAAGATGCTCTTTCCCCTGTTTCAGCCGAACAAGTTGGTCTCACCCTGATTATTTTTGTGGTGGTGTACTGTGTTGTATTTGGCATCGGGATCTATTACATGCTGAAACTGATGCATAAAGGCCCGCAATTTGTTGAGGCTGTTGATCTTGAGCCAGCAGGCCATGGACATTTTAAAACCCCTATGCGTCCTTTAAGTGCGGTCGATGAAAGCATTGACAAACAAGACCAGACCAAAGAGGAGAAACACCATGATTGA
- a CDS encoding DUF2946 family protein, with translation MLGRLLGFYAIFLQIAVFLQPLLPEKYQVSPVCETIAQVLLQDHHSTSPLHNHHLSAQHDTVDEHQAFSAEVKTSASHHHHHDANHQCQYCVVYSHVLPLPDVDLKQILVRIQVRFLAFIENYFHVFFQLQQLFLTPQGRAPPPLLSF, from the coding sequence ATGCTTGGAAGATTGCTTGGATTCTATGCAATCTTTTTACAAATCGCTGTGTTCTTACAGCCATTACTGCCAGAGAAATATCAAGTTTCTCCAGTATGTGAGACTATTGCCCAAGTTTTATTGCAAGACCACCATTCTACCTCTCCTCTCCATAATCATCATCTTTCTGCTCAGCATGATACTGTAGATGAGCATCAAGCTTTTTCAGCTGAAGTTAAAACATCGGCAAGTCACCATCATCACCATGACGCAAACCATCAGTGTCAATACTGCGTGGTGTACAGCCATGTACTGCCGTTACCAGATGTCGATCTAAAGCAAATTCTAGTCCGAATTCAGGTTCGTTTTCTGGCTTTTATTGAAAACTATTTCCATGTTTTCTTTCAGCTTCAGCAACTCTTTCTCACTCCTCAGGGTCGAGCACCTCCTCCATTACTATCATTCTGA
- a CDS encoding TetR/AcrR family transcriptional regulator, whose translation MKTAFKPRKMPRQGRSKVTVDAILQSAAEILKEMDYAKFNTNLVAERAGISIGSLYQYFPNKDALIVALHKKHTQHIHDLLRTVIDHQNAQTLKQRIESLVDAVIAAHSFEPELHQLLEKKLPFFDINRVEDETGIRQEIFRLVELHQDEIVEKDTVLMVWMILQLLESLIHAAVLETPVNIAPQVLRNAIIQSIYNYLTKA comes from the coding sequence ATGAAAACAGCCTTTAAACCCAGAAAAATGCCCCGCCAAGGTCGTTCGAAAGTGACTGTAGATGCGATATTACAAAGTGCAGCTGAAATTTTGAAAGAGATGGATTATGCAAAATTTAATACCAATTTAGTCGCAGAACGAGCAGGTATTAGTATTGGTTCTCTGTATCAGTATTTTCCCAATAAAGATGCTTTAATTGTTGCACTACATAAAAAACATACCCAACACATTCATGATTTACTTCGAACTGTGATTGATCATCAAAATGCACAAACCTTAAAACAAAGAATTGAATCCTTAGTCGATGCTGTCATTGCAGCGCATTCTTTTGAACCAGAATTACATCAATTACTTGAAAAGAAACTCCCATTTTTTGATATCAATCGGGTTGAAGATGAAACAGGAATTCGACAGGAAATTTTTCGCTTGGTCGAATTACATCAAGATGAAATCGTAGAAAAAGATACAGTGCTTATGGTTTGGATGATTCTCCAATTGTTAGAATCTTTAATCCACGCTGCAGTGCTTGAAACACCCGTCAATATCGCACCACAGGTATTGAGAAATGCGATTATTCAGTCGATCTATAATTATCTAACCAAAGCCTAG
- a CDS encoding MBL fold metallo-hydrolase, giving the protein MKIKLSLAFSLMVLSSFHVYANSNVAESSIQYQLTAAPIVQVEKKQLIAAGVWLIPDPYINYVPNIGIIEGKDAILVIDTGMGMQNGRHVYQVAKDIAKNRKIYLTTTHFHPEHQFGAAEFKDATYIINQKQEHELKDKGANYLQMFRAFGQIEKKALEKVVIRNADKTYSKRTVVDLGGRLVTLQEMPAHTRGDQIIYDQTSGTVFMGDLYEKNFYPIMPDADAKGSEWIKVIQQTIEMKPKIVVPGHGRLSTIQDLQAFKQHMLRVKSLVKQHIALGLNQDQIIQTISPTIYREYPDWNNRVFLPFQIANFYAELTQQAIVLPSLVKELQSDPTQ; this is encoded by the coding sequence ATGAAGATCAAACTCTCCCTCGCATTTTCACTCATGGTATTGAGTAGCTTTCATGTCTATGCAAATAGCAATGTTGCAGAAAGTAGCATTCAGTATCAACTGACTGCAGCACCTATTGTTCAGGTTGAAAAGAAGCAACTTATTGCAGCTGGAGTCTGGTTAATTCCTGATCCATATATTAACTATGTGCCTAATATTGGGATCATTGAAGGCAAAGATGCGATCTTAGTAATTGATACGGGTATGGGCATGCAAAACGGCCGACATGTTTATCAAGTCGCAAAAGATATCGCTAAAAATAGAAAAATTTATCTCACAACCACACATTTTCATCCAGAACATCAATTTGGTGCTGCTGAATTTAAAGATGCGACCTATATCATCAATCAAAAACAAGAGCATGAGCTAAAAGATAAAGGCGCAAATTATCTTCAGATGTTTCGAGCATTTGGGCAGATCGAAAAAAAAGCGCTTGAAAAGGTGGTGATTCGTAATGCAGATAAAACCTATAGCAAGCGAACAGTAGTTGATTTAGGTGGTCGATTGGTCACTTTGCAGGAAATGCCAGCACATACACGAGGAGATCAGATTATTTATGATCAAACGTCAGGCACAGTTTTTATGGGCGATCTGTATGAAAAAAACTTTTATCCGATTATGCCTGATGCTGACGCGAAAGGGAGTGAATGGATCAAGGTGATTCAACAGACAATTGAAATGAAACCGAAAATTGTTGTACCTGGTCATGGCAGGCTTTCAACAATACAAGATCTACAAGCATTTAAACAGCATATGCTTCGGGTGAAATCTTTAGTCAAACAGCACATTGCATTAGGACTTAATCAGGATCAAATCATTCAAACAATTTCGCCAACGATCTATAGAGAATATCCAGATTGGAATAACCGAGTTTTTCTGCCATTCCAAATTGCAAACTTTTATGCGGAGTTAACGCAGCAAGCAATTGTGCTGCCAAGCTTAGTCAAAGAATTACAGTCTGATCCAACTCAATAA
- a CDS encoding siderophore-interacting protein → MTTQKMTSNDNNILKQKDHMRNLEQTEMTITAISRPFPSILRVHAKINTDQPDMWDKPNLAVRLEVAENLTRVYTIRSFNRNHSEVEIDLIEHEDESPAMQWIHKAQVGTTTQLIGPRPHFVPDFEADKHIVMFADETALPALYSILQHWQNNLSADIFIESHDANICNYLPNQENVQIHLLQRERQDQAGKMGLLLKAAYQFKKTNNISVWVACERNEARAIRQFFLEEKSLPKKDVQVTGYWNVGLSSTILDQVRLEYYQKHLEAGKTLETFDDLDMPV, encoded by the coding sequence ATGACTACGCAAAAAATGACCTCAAACGATAACAATATACTCAAACAAAAAGATCATATGCGAAATCTCGAACAGACCGAGATGACAATTACTGCAATTTCAAGACCATTCCCTAGCATTCTAAGAGTTCATGCTAAAATTAATACAGATCAGCCAGATATGTGGGATAAACCCAATTTAGCTGTACGTCTCGAAGTTGCTGAGAATTTAACTCGTGTTTACACCATTCGCTCATTTAATCGCAATCACTCCGAAGTTGAAATTGACCTGATCGAACATGAAGATGAAAGTCCTGCAATGCAATGGATCCATAAAGCACAAGTCGGAACAACAACTCAACTGATCGGACCAAGACCGCACTTTGTCCCAGATTTTGAGGCAGATAAGCACATCGTGATGTTTGCCGATGAAACTGCCCTGCCTGCCCTTTATTCAATCTTGCAACATTGGCAAAATAATCTAAGTGCAGATATTTTTATCGAAAGCCACGATGCCAATATTTGTAACTATCTTCCAAATCAAGAAAATGTCCAAATACATTTACTGCAAAGAGAACGACAAGACCAAGCAGGGAAAATGGGCTTGTTACTTAAAGCAGCTTATCAATTTAAAAAAACAAATAATATAAGTGTTTGGGTGGCGTGCGAACGGAATGAAGCACGAGCGATTCGACAATTCTTTTTAGAGGAAAAATCACTGCCTAAAAAAGATGTACAGGTGACAGGTTATTGGAATGTTGGTCTTTCAAGTACGATTTTAGATCAAGTTCGGCTGGAATATTATCAGAAACATTTGGAAGCAGGAAAAACACTAGAAACATTTGATGACCTAGATATGCCAGTCTAA
- the yghU gene encoding glutathione-dependent disulfide-bond oxidoreductase, whose translation MSESNYIPPQVWQWTGEKSDLNQPTSGSRFEHTLPIGKHPLQLYSLATPNGQKVTILLEELLALGHQDAEYDAWLIKIGEGQQFSSGFVEINPNSKIPALVDHSQTPPIRVFESGSILLYLAEKFKAFIPTDLAARTECLNWLFWQMGSAPYLGGGLGHFYAYAPVKIEYAINRFAMETKRLLDVLDQHLAKHEYLAGTEYSIADIAAFPWYGSIVKGWVYNADEFLAVDQYKHVQRWADKILARPAVQRGRMVNRTFGDLATQLHERHDASDFETKTQDKL comes from the coding sequence ATGAGTGAATCAAACTATATACCACCACAAGTTTGGCAATGGACTGGAGAAAAATCTGATTTAAATCAACCTACCTCGGGCAGCCGCTTTGAACATACATTACCAATTGGTAAACATCCTCTTCAACTGTATTCCTTGGCAACACCGAATGGTCAGAAAGTGACGATCCTGCTTGAGGAGCTGTTAGCCTTAGGCCATCAAGATGCTGAATATGATGCTTGGTTAATTAAAATTGGTGAAGGACAACAATTCAGCAGTGGCTTCGTGGAAATTAACCCGAACTCTAAAATTCCAGCATTAGTTGATCATAGTCAAACTCCGCCAATACGTGTTTTTGAATCGGGCTCGATTCTGCTCTATTTGGCTGAAAAATTTAAAGCCTTTATTCCTACCGATCTAGCCGCACGTACTGAATGCCTAAATTGGTTATTTTGGCAAATGGGAAGTGCACCATACCTCGGCGGTGGTTTAGGGCATTTCTATGCTTATGCGCCTGTAAAAATTGAATATGCAATTAACCGCTTTGCTATGGAAACCAAGCGTCTATTAGATGTTCTAGATCAGCATTTAGCTAAACATGAATACTTGGCTGGCACAGAATATAGCATTGCGGATATTGCTGCTTTTCCGTGGTACGGCAGCATTGTCAAAGGTTGGGTTTATAATGCTGATGAATTCCTAGCTGTAGATCAATATAAACATGTACAACGTTGGGCCGATAAGATTTTAGCGCGCCCTGCCGTACAGCGAGGTCGAATGGTCAATCGTACTTTCGGAGACTTAGCAACCCAATTGCATGAACGCCATGATGCAAGTGATTTTGAAACCAAAACTCAAGATAAACTTTGA
- a CDS encoding LysR family transcriptional regulator, translated as MLSLKSLQCFVTLVKTKSFTRTAEDLCLTQPTISKTLQQLEQQLQVQLFVKPEYGRKRQVELTEIGQRVYQHAVGLLQAEQNIFLEIENYQQLKTGTLKLGVPPLGSQLLTTALFDYHQQWPDIELSFLEVGSKGIEQALLNNELDVGVLLQPFDRQTFNSIELCDYPLMVLLRRDAAWSTRKKINLEELQHQSFLMFPENFSLNSIILDACQQYGFYPSIACRTSQWNLLADMVLQRMGIALLPRYYTDMLDPNLFAAIPLEKPNIQWHLVMAWKQNLPISPAVQAWLEVIRQHFQTIQPRF; from the coding sequence ATGCTTTCACTCAAATCGTTACAATGCTTTGTTACATTGGTAAAAACCAAAAGTTTTACCCGTACTGCAGAAGATTTATGTCTTACTCAACCTACAATTAGTAAAACGCTACAACAGCTTGAACAACAACTTCAGGTACAACTCTTTGTAAAACCTGAATATGGTCGTAAAAGACAGGTGGAACTGACTGAAATTGGGCAGCGTGTTTATCAACATGCGGTAGGATTATTACAGGCAGAACAAAATATCTTTCTGGAAATCGAAAATTATCAACAATTAAAAACAGGCACCTTAAAACTCGGTGTTCCACCACTCGGTTCGCAACTACTCACCACAGCCCTGTTTGATTATCACCAACAATGGCCAGATATCGAGCTTTCCTTTCTTGAAGTGGGTTCTAAAGGAATAGAACAAGCTCTACTCAACAATGAGCTGGACGTTGGTGTGTTATTGCAGCCTTTCGATCGCCAGACTTTTAATAGTATTGAATTATGTGATTACCCATTAATGGTTCTATTGCGACGCGATGCAGCTTGGTCAACACGAAAAAAAATAAATCTGGAAGAGCTACAACATCAATCCTTTTTAATGTTTCCTGAAAATTTTTCGCTGAACAGTATTATTCTTGATGCTTGCCAACAGTATGGCTTCTATCCGAGTATCGCTTGTCGTACCAGTCAATGGAATTTACTGGCGGATATGGTGTTACAACGTATGGGTATTGCTCTACTGCCACGATATTATACCGACATGCTTGATCCCAATTTATTTGCAGCAATACCATTGGAAAAGCCTAATATTCAGTGGCATTTAGTTATGGCATGGAAACAGAATCTTCCGATATCACCAGCTGTACAGGCTTGGCTTGAGGTTATCCGTCAACATTTTCAGACGATCCAACCAAGATTTTAG
- a CDS encoding CidA/LrgA family protein — protein MSTEAVSKSLPQNSLLALVKQILILAAFWLAGYVLNQKFGIPVSAGILGMFLLLFSLLFKIIKMDQVAMGATFVLDELLLFFIPVVVAVVQYKNLFMTEGWQIVLSIAVGTVSVMLSTCLTIHYYNRFKNFLQARKHFQQKHS, from the coding sequence ATGAGTACCGAAGCTGTTTCAAAATCTCTCCCACAAAATTCACTGTTGGCATTAGTTAAACAAATCTTGATTCTCGCTGCGTTTTGGTTGGCGGGTTATGTCTTAAATCAAAAGTTCGGTATTCCTGTTTCAGCAGGGATATTGGGAATGTTTTTATTGCTTTTTAGCTTACTCTTTAAAATTATCAAGATGGATCAAGTTGCCATGGGTGCTACATTTGTCTTAGATGAGCTATTGCTGTTTTTTATTCCCGTCGTGGTGGCAGTGGTGCAATACAAAAATCTGTTTATGACCGAAGGATGGCAAATTGTATTGAGTATTGCGGTTGGTACTGTTTCGGTCATGTTAAGTACATGCTTAACTATTCATTACTACAACCGTTTCAAGAATTTTCTACAAGCACGAAAACACTTTCAACAGAAGCATAGCTAA
- a CDS encoding LrgB family protein — MNIWSIVCLIWTLIAYVLAKRVYQQYPQLWLSPAISVPVLTIILMMIFGISYQTYAQDTQWIVNLLGPATVAFGVPIYRYRETIRKNLGVLSVAIIVGMSVGVISAYEMAKLFHFSPEVTNSLMARSISTPFAMILAEDIHGSAALVSLFTVITGLVGMVCGDAILAITKIRSNVANGAAFGNAAHGFGTVRAQQRNSEEGVIASLTMVIAGILMVLIGPFAIHLWLLI, encoded by the coding sequence ATGAACATTTGGTCAATTGTTTGTTTGATCTGGACTTTAATTGCATATGTGTTGGCAAAACGTGTATATCAACAATATCCTCAATTATGGTTATCTCCAGCGATTAGTGTGCCTGTACTTACGATTATCTTGATGATGATTTTCGGCATTTCATATCAGACCTATGCGCAAGATACTCAGTGGATTGTGAATTTACTCGGGCCTGCAACCGTCGCCTTCGGCGTGCCGATTTATCGCTATCGGGAAACGATCCGTAAAAACCTAGGCGTTCTATCAGTTGCGATTATTGTCGGAATGAGTGTTGGCGTAATATCCGCGTATGAAATGGCAAAGTTATTTCATTTTAGTCCTGAAGTAACCAATAGCCTAATGGCACGTTCCATTTCAACACCTTTTGCCATGATTTTAGCTGAAGATATTCATGGTTCCGCTGCTTTGGTTTCGCTATTTACTGTAATTACAGGTTTGGTTGGGATGGTTTGTGGAGACGCAATTTTAGCCATCACCAAAATTCGCTCAAATGTGGCAAATGGTGCAGCATTTGGTAATGCAGCACACGGTTTTGGAACGGTGAGGGCGCAACAACGTAATAGCGAGGAAGGGGTGATTGCAAGTCTGACGATGGTGATCGCTGGAATTTTGATGGTTTTGATTGGACCATTTGCTATTCATTTATGGTTATTAATATAG